A genomic stretch from Halichoerus grypus chromosome 5, mHalGry1.hap1.1, whole genome shotgun sequence includes:
- the NHLH2 gene encoding helix-loop-helix protein 2: MMLSPDQAADSDHPSSAHSDPESLGGADAKVLGSVSDLEPVEEAEGDGKGGSRAALYPHPQQLSREEKRRRRRATAKYRSAHATRERIRVEAFNLAFAELRKLLPTLPPDKKLSKIEILRLAICYISYLNHVLDV, translated from the coding sequence ATGATGCTGAGTCCGGACCAAGCCGCCGACTCGGACCACCCCAGCTCGGCGCACTCGGACCCGGAGTCGTTGGGCGGCGCGGACGCCAAGGTGCTGGGCAGCGTGTCGGACCTGGAGCCGGTGGAGGAGGCCGAGGGCGACGGCAAGGGCGGCAGCCGGGCCGCGCTCTACCCGCACCCGCAGCAGCTGAGCCGCGAGGAGAAGCGCCGCCGCCGGCGCGCCACGGCCAAGTACCGCTCGGCTCACGCCACCCGCGAGCGCATCCGCGTGGAGGCCTTCAACCTGGCCTTCGCCGAGCTCCGCAAACTGCTGCCCACGCTGCCCCCGGACAAGAAGCTCTCCAAGATCGAGATCCTGCGTCTGGCCATCTGCTACATCTCCTATCTCAACCACGTCCTGGACGTGTAG